The Paenibacillus antri region ATGATTACGGGGGTTGCGAGCGGGAGGGCGGCCGGTTTACGGCTTCCTCCTTCGCGTCAACCACAGCAGCGCGATCGCGCAGCCGATCCCCGAGAGGAACGGCAAGTACCGCAGAGGCATCAGCCATGTCGGCTCCTCGAACAGCCATAATCCGGCGACCGCAATCCCTTTCGCGACCAGAGCGCCCCCGAAGTACCCGCCGATATAGGCGAAGATGATGCCGAACACCGTTTTCATAACGATTCCTCCATGCGAGTTTGAATTTTTCCATGAAGGCATCATACCAAGCGGATATTGCGATCTTGTGAT contains the following coding sequences:
- a CDS encoding DUF5957 family protein produces the protein MKTVFGIIFAYIGGYFGGALVAKGIAVAGLWLFEEPTWLMPLRYLPFLSGIGCAIALLWLTRRRKP